In Castanea sativa cultivar Marrone di Chiusa Pesio chromosome 6, ASM4071231v1, a single window of DNA contains:
- the LOC142640752 gene encoding uncharacterized protein LOC142640752 isoform X1: protein MSIMDLNHKGITWVGNFFQKLEAVCQEVDDIVSKDTVKYVENQLQNMGGNVKKFYSDVVQDAIVDSVKREAQAVALKSNAAIGTYLKSMMGDEKKREVTVIMQSNVQPKAVDLVTKQLPDALNGSHLKSQTPPTSVNSLEEAVTDKTLQKFDDVPTSENPNESTEENAIEEPAPEVLELISPGDEESSEALYSGEFNVDNHENAIEESAPEVLELISPSDEESSENLFSGELNDDNHENTFGVLAEVSPASSFHCVEFQSPPKMGTVCDSLVDVTEVVSDVSSVLTYSETSFSVLYGEKIIQEMRPLSACSSLLAESFSLSGKSPDNSLSALSCNYSGDCVCDNSSKLPSSLPAPIISCKNKSVESGLGSSSSMLSLKSIEEDNSRIKEILSLNESSESALGHSYDLNNDINDPDMETIELCDKVKLDESCVIVEPSELYAVSHRVRKLRSYRKKIQDAFASKKRLVKEYEQLAIWYGDVDMGSSKDGSQPLLTSTPAKSLDSKNLQLELSYDTEWELL from the exons ATGTCCATAATGGATCTGAATCATAAAGGTATAACCTGGGTTGGAAATTTTTTCCAGAAGCTTGAAGCTGTGTGCCAAGAGGTGGATGATATTGTGAGCAAG GATACAGTTAAATATGTTGAAAACCAATTGCAAAATATGGGTGGAAATGTGAAAAAGTTCTATTCTGACGTTGTCCAAGATGCAATAGTGGATTCTGTAAAGCGTGAAGCTCAAGCTGTGGCTTTGAAAAGTAATGCAGCTATTGGCACCTATTTGAAGTCAATGATGGGTGATGAAAAAAAGCGGGAAGTTACTGTCATAATGCAATCAAATGTGCAGCCCAAAGCAGTTGATCTTGTGACAAAACAGCTGCCAGATGCATTAAATGGGTCTCACCTTAAAAGTCAAACTCCTCCAACTTCTGTAAACTCTCTTGAGGAGGCAGTGACTGACAAAACTCTCCAAAAGTTTGATGATGTTCCAACAAGTGAAAATCCAAATGAGAGCACTGAAGAAAATGCAATAGAGGAGCCTGCACCTGAGGTGTTGGAATTAATTTCTCCAGGTGATGAAGAATCCTCTGAAGCTTTATATTCTGGTGAGTTTAATGTTGATAATCATGAAAATGCAATAGAGGAGTCTGCACCTGAGGTGTTGGAGTTAATTTCTCCAAGTGATGAAGAATCCtctgaaaatttattttctggtGAGTTAAATGATGATAATCATGAAAATACATTTGGAGTTCTGGCTGAGGTTTCACCAGCATCTTCATTTCATTGTGTGGAGTTCCAATCTCCCCCCAAAATGGGAACAGTTTGTGATAGCCTTGTAGATGTCACTGAGGTTGTTTCTGATGTTTCGAGTGTTCTTACTTATTCTGAAACATCCTTTTCAGTTCTATATGGTGAAAAAATAATACAAGAGATGAGGCCTTTATCTGCCTGCAGTTCCCTGTTAGCAGAATCTTTTAGTCTGTCTGGGAAATCACCTGACAACTCCCTGAGTGCATTATCTTGTAATTATTCTGGTGATTGTGTTTGTGATAATTCCAGTAAGCTCCCCTCTTCTCTGCCAGCTCCAATTATCTCCTGTAAGAATAAGTCAGTCGAGTCTGGACTTGGTTCCTCCAGCAGCATGCTATCATTGAAATCCATTG AAGAAGACAATTCCAGAATTAAGGAAATTTTGTCTCTGAATGAATCATCTGAATCTGCTCTAG GACATTCATATGACTTGAACAATGATATTAATGACCCTGATATGGAAACCATTGAATTGTGTGACAAGGTGAAGCTTGATGAAAGCTGTGTCATTGTAGAACCTAGTGAACTTTATGCTGTCTCTCATAGAGTTCGAAAGCTCAGATCATACAGG AAAAAGATTCAAGATGCATTTGCTTCAAAGAAGAGATTGGTGAAGGAATATGAACAACTAGCAATTTGGTATGGAGATGTTGACATGGGGTCTAGCAAAGACGGATCACAACCTCTTTTGACATCTACCCCTGCAAAATCCTTAGACTCGAAAAATTTGCAATTAGAACTTTCATATGACACTGAATGGGAGCTTCTGTAG
- the LOC142640752 gene encoding uncharacterized protein LOC142640752 isoform X2 — translation MSIMDLNHKGITWVGNFFQKLEAVCQEVDDIVSKDTVKYVENQLQNMGGNVKKFYSDVVQDAIVDSVKREAQAVALKSNAAIGTYLKSMMGDEKKREVTVIMQSNVQPKAVDLVTKQLPDALNGSHLKSQTPPTSVNSLEEAVTDKTLQKFDDVPTSENPNESTEENAIEEPAPEVLELISPGDEESSEALYSGEFNVDNHENAIEESAPEVLELISPSDEESSENLFSVLYGEKIIQEMRPLSACSSLLAESFSLSGKSPDNSLSALSCNYSGDCVCDNSSKLPSSLPAPIISCKNKSVESGLGSSSSMLSLKSIEEDNSRIKEILSLNESSESALGHSYDLNNDINDPDMETIELCDKVKLDESCVIVEPSELYAVSHRVRKLRSYRKKIQDAFASKKRLVKEYEQLAIWYGDVDMGSSKDGSQPLLTSTPAKSLDSKNLQLELSYDTEWELL, via the exons ATGTCCATAATGGATCTGAATCATAAAGGTATAACCTGGGTTGGAAATTTTTTCCAGAAGCTTGAAGCTGTGTGCCAAGAGGTGGATGATATTGTGAGCAAG GATACAGTTAAATATGTTGAAAACCAATTGCAAAATATGGGTGGAAATGTGAAAAAGTTCTATTCTGACGTTGTCCAAGATGCAATAGTGGATTCTGTAAAGCGTGAAGCTCAAGCTGTGGCTTTGAAAAGTAATGCAGCTATTGGCACCTATTTGAAGTCAATGATGGGTGATGAAAAAAAGCGGGAAGTTACTGTCATAATGCAATCAAATGTGCAGCCCAAAGCAGTTGATCTTGTGACAAAACAGCTGCCAGATGCATTAAATGGGTCTCACCTTAAAAGTCAAACTCCTCCAACTTCTGTAAACTCTCTTGAGGAGGCAGTGACTGACAAAACTCTCCAAAAGTTTGATGATGTTCCAACAAGTGAAAATCCAAATGAGAGCACTGAAGAAAATGCAATAGAGGAGCCTGCACCTGAGGTGTTGGAATTAATTTCTCCAGGTGATGAAGAATCCTCTGAAGCTTTATATTCTGGTGAGTTTAATGTTGATAATCATGAAAATGCAATAGAGGAGTCTGCACCTGAGGTGTTGGAGTTAATTTCTCCAAGTGATGAAGAATCCtctgaaaatttattttctg TTCTATATGGTGAAAAAATAATACAAGAGATGAGGCCTTTATCTGCCTGCAGTTCCCTGTTAGCAGAATCTTTTAGTCTGTCTGGGAAATCACCTGACAACTCCCTGAGTGCATTATCTTGTAATTATTCTGGTGATTGTGTTTGTGATAATTCCAGTAAGCTCCCCTCTTCTCTGCCAGCTCCAATTATCTCCTGTAAGAATAAGTCAGTCGAGTCTGGACTTGGTTCCTCCAGCAGCATGCTATCATTGAAATCCATTG AAGAAGACAATTCCAGAATTAAGGAAATTTTGTCTCTGAATGAATCATCTGAATCTGCTCTAG GACATTCATATGACTTGAACAATGATATTAATGACCCTGATATGGAAACCATTGAATTGTGTGACAAGGTGAAGCTTGATGAAAGCTGTGTCATTGTAGAACCTAGTGAACTTTATGCTGTCTCTCATAGAGTTCGAAAGCTCAGATCATACAGG AAAAAGATTCAAGATGCATTTGCTTCAAAGAAGAGATTGGTGAAGGAATATGAACAACTAGCAATTTGGTATGGAGATGTTGACATGGGGTCTAGCAAAGACGGATCACAACCTCTTTTGACATCTACCCCTGCAAAATCCTTAGACTCGAAAAATTTGCAATTAGAACTTTCATATGACACTGAATGGGAGCTTCTGTAG